Within Phaeodactylum tricornutum CCAP 1055/1 chromosome 15, whole genome shotgun sequence, the genomic segment CGTAGCTGGACTGGAAACAATCATCGACCCGGCACGCAGATCGAGGAGGGTGTAAACAGCGCGCCCCCTCCTCTACCATCATCCTCGATCCATCCAGGGGTTCGCAGTTTCTCTGCACCCATCCAGAATGGCATGGACCGACTTCCTATCGCTCCCAATGGTATTAAACCAGGTTCCTTGAGGGCACCAGGGGAACTCGGTGTCGTTCGTAACTCCGAATCCACTGACCGCGTGGACTCGTCAGAAGAGGAAGCCGAAGCTAATCCCTTTGTTCGAACACACCCAAATGTGCTCCGTATGCATCAACGAGAAAACGATTTGATTCGAGCATCGCGAACACCGGCATCCATTGCTGCCCAGACCCAGGCTCTTCGCGAGCT encodes:
- a CDS encoding predicted protein, with translation MVEKNSSRTGDTEGFFRRSWTGNNHRPGTQIEEGVNSAPPPLPSSSIHPGVRSFSAPIQNGMDRLPIAPNGIKPGSLRAPGELGVVRNSESTDRVDSSEEEAEANPFVRTHPNVLRMHQRENDLIRASRTPASIAAQTQALRELAKR